A stretch of the Streptosporangium sp. NBC_01755 genome encodes the following:
- a CDS encoding GDSL-type esterase/lipase family protein, with amino-acid sequence MRSAARTAWRNRRPDVTSQTMPAQAVRHLQKAVRRLREAGAEVVVGTCPDLGTVRPIAQPLRRVTRRWSRQLAAAQTVAVVEAGGRTVAFADLLGPEFDMNPAEMFGLDRYHPSSQGYLQIAYAVLPSVCSALELWPEPRARRAESIYLAAAKAAEEPGAEVSATRVAGRATGPHGRWVTMLGRRPGTRPDGS; translated from the coding sequence GTGCGGTCGGCCGCCCGCACGGCATGGAGGAACCGCCGTCCGGACGTCACCTCGCAGACCATGCCGGCCCAGGCCGTACGACACCTGCAGAAAGCGGTCCGGCGGCTGCGGGAGGCGGGGGCGGAGGTGGTCGTGGGCACCTGTCCCGACCTCGGCACCGTCAGGCCGATCGCGCAGCCGCTGCGCCGGGTGACCAGGCGATGGAGCCGCCAGCTGGCCGCCGCGCAGACCGTCGCCGTGGTCGAGGCGGGCGGGCGGACCGTGGCCTTCGCGGACCTGCTGGGGCCGGAGTTCGACATGAACCCGGCGGAGATGTTCGGCCTTGATCGTTATCACCCATCTAGCCAAGGCTATCTCCAGATAGCTTACGCAGTGCTACCTTCCGTATGCAGTGCGTTGGAACTGTGGCCCGAACCTCGTGCCCGGCGCGCTGAGTCGATCTACCTCGCGGCGGCCAAGGCCGCGGAGGAGCCCGGCGCCGAGGTCTCCGCGACCCGTGTCGCCGGTCGAGCGACCGGACCTCACGGACGGTGGGTGACCATGCTCGGCCGGAGGCCCGGAACGCGACCCGACGGCTCCTGA
- a CDS encoding outer membrane protein assembly factor BamB family protein: MIRPLAKPALVLAGVLTLGGCSGSEAATPDHPTWHNTEVNAVSRTTVANGVATTTSMKPDGTLETVAVDLTTGRKLWAHPSTMAGRLPGMGVPAPAIVETATGQTVAVTIDPARRGRWKATLVGLDARTGARRWSRPVHSTFGPQRCGAFVCVAEHTALASARVVVLDPVTGRIAWKLPGIAEVEWSDTSRVVFLRLARHPVLESHDLKTGKVIWRVPVEQALGSGVDLSGGWSFGATAGNLVGYVAPYTNPKTSKVSAFGLFSVKLADGTVNWMRPSVVRVYPSGSPGFAPVVRPVDQQGRYGGFARLEADSGRVLGQISAEQVPESGWWLAFPPRMEKVGFLRHDKPGNTFDLSTGRNADVKDEHGWSFCATDPKPLALKGQNSGFYSVASLCEFRLADGKRVSGPGVPPAWFTGSQNGWRMWRDEKGGLHGIKDGDGTLPGMYG, encoded by the coding sequence GTGATCCGGCCCCTCGCGAAACCGGCCCTGGTGCTCGCCGGAGTTCTGACCCTGGGCGGCTGCTCCGGCAGTGAAGCGGCCACCCCTGACCATCCCACCTGGCACAACACCGAGGTGAACGCGGTCAGCCGCACCACCGTCGCCAACGGCGTCGCCACGACGACCTCCATGAAGCCGGACGGCACGCTTGAGACGGTGGCCGTCGACCTCACCACCGGCAGGAAACTGTGGGCCCACCCCTCGACCATGGCGGGCCGCCTGCCGGGCATGGGTGTGCCCGCTCCCGCGATCGTCGAGACCGCCACCGGGCAGACCGTCGCGGTGACGATCGACCCCGCCAGGCGGGGTCGCTGGAAGGCCACTCTCGTCGGCCTCGACGCCAGAACCGGGGCGCGCAGATGGAGCCGCCCGGTGCACTCCACCTTCGGCCCCCAGCGGTGCGGGGCTTTCGTGTGCGTGGCCGAGCACACCGCGCTCGCGAGCGCCCGCGTCGTGGTGCTCGATCCGGTCACCGGCAGGATCGCGTGGAAGCTCCCCGGCATCGCCGAGGTCGAATGGTCCGACACCTCCCGTGTGGTCTTCCTCCGCCTCGCCCGCCATCCCGTCCTCGAATCACACGACCTGAAGACCGGCAAGGTCATCTGGCGGGTCCCCGTCGAGCAGGCCCTCGGCTCCGGGGTGGACCTGTCGGGCGGCTGGTCCTTCGGCGCGACGGCGGGAAACCTCGTCGGGTACGTCGCCCCCTACACCAACCCGAAGACGAGCAAGGTCTCCGCCTTCGGCCTGTTCTCCGTCAAGCTCGCCGACGGCACCGTCAACTGGATGCGCCCGTCGGTGGTCCGCGTCTACCCCAGCGGCAGCCCAGGCTTCGCACCGGTGGTCCGCCCCGTCGACCAGCAGGGCCGGTACGGCGGGTTCGCCCGGCTGGAGGCCGACAGCGGCCGGGTGCTCGGCCAGATCTCCGCCGAGCAGGTTCCCGAATCCGGCTGGTGGCTGGCCTTCCCACCCCGGATGGAGAAGGTCGGCTTCCTGCGACACGACAAGCCTGGCAACACCTTCGACCTTTCCACCGGCCGCAACGCCGACGTCAAGGACGAGCACGGCTGGTCCTTCTGCGCGACCGATCCCAAACCGCTCGCGCTCAAGGGCCAGAACTCCGGGTTCTACTCGGTGGCCTCGCTGTGCGAGTTCAGACTGGCCGACGGTAAGCGGGTGTCCGGCCCCGGCGTCCCGCCCGCCTGGTTCACCGGCAGCCAGAACGGCTGGCGGATGTGGCGCGACGAGAAGGGCGGCCTCCACGGAATCAAGGACGGCGACGGTACCTTGCCCGGCATGTACGGCTGA